One Pelodiscus sinensis isolate JC-2024 unplaced genomic scaffold, ASM4963464v1 ctg34, whole genome shotgun sequence DNA segment encodes these proteins:
- the LOC102463923 gene encoding transmembrane protein 229B-like codes for MDGRAEPLSLLTRWYIYALHGYFCEVMFTAAWTFAAEQDWKFQGVTSVWALFIYGTAGLVQERMYLRLRGRCCLPKRCLCYTLWIYLWEFSTGYFLRTFQACPWDYSHFRYHLLGLVTLEYAAFWALGALLLEMIIRKTLQLRLEGPSASSPMACFQPRKQA; via the coding sequence ATGGACGGCCGAGCTGAGCCCCTGAGCCTGCTGACGCGCTGGTACATCTACGCCCTGCACGGCTACTTCTGCGAGGTGATGTTCACGGCCGCCTGGACCTTCGCGGCCGAGCAGGACTGGAAGTTCCAGGGGGTCACCAGCGTCTGGGCCTTGTTCATCTACGGCACGGCCGGCCTGGTGCAGGAGCGCATGTACCTGCGGCTGCGGGGACGCTGCTGCCTGCCGAAGCGCTGCCTCTGCTACACGCTCTGGATCTACCTCTGGGAGTTCAGCACTGGGTACTTCCTGCGCACCTTCCAGGCCTGCCCCTGGGACTACAGCCACTTCCGCTACCACCTGCTGGGGCTGGTGACGCTGGAGTATGCCGCCTTCTGGGCCCTGGGCGCCCTGCTGCTGGAGATGATCATCAGGAAAACCCTGCAGCTGCGGCTCGAGGGGCCCAGCGCCTCGTCCCCCATGGCCTGCTTCCAGCCCCGcaagcaggcctga